CGCGATGAGGTCAGGGCTGAAAATTGTCTTATCGATGGTACCTGTGAGGACACTCTGACGCTCAAGTTAGCAAGAGAAATGAAGACAAATGTTAAGAACCTGAGAACTAGAAAAACATACATTTCAATCTTTCTCCTGGTCTCTTTGAATAGTACAAGGTTGAGGAGGCTAAGGTAACATCAGCGTCTCGCTTTGCCTCCATATTGCAAGGTCTTTTGATGTGATCCCTTCAATCTTTTTAGGGGTCTAGATGATTGCACAATGAGGAGCGTCTCTTCGGGGCACCTTCTAAGGGTGTAGTGGGCGTGTCATCATCGCTGTCATCATCGCTCTGCCTAAATGTGGGGACTGAGGGTATCAGGATGAGTCGATGCCACCTCGTAATTACGAGCGACACCCTTTGTTGTTATGCGGCCTTCGATCTTATTCGTGCTCCACAAGTTCCGAAAGATGGAGAGGGTAAGGATTTAAGTTGGCTAGCTACCAGCCCATCCTCGGGTGTAAAGCTCGGTCATCGTCGGCGCCTTAGGTCAATGGTGCTAAAGGCGGCAGCAGTGCCTCTTCATCTGTTGCTCCAGTTTCCTTTGCTTAATTTTGCTAAGGTCTTGTGGTAATTAAATGGACTTCTTACCATCGAGTGTCACTCCTCTGCAGGGGATATTAGTGTCTCGGGTACTACTCGAATGTCTTGGTTCCATCCCTCGGTCGAAACATGATGAGTCAGTTTTGAGTCTCGTTTGTCATGATGTTCATGAGGCAAGTTATATATGCTCTTTTATATCTCAGGGGTTTAGAGGGGATTACAAAATAAGTCGGCTGAAGCATTTCATGTCTCAGCAATTCATAATACATGACAAAATAAGCCATCTTAAACTCATCATGTCTCGTTAGTttaaaagacaattaattatgtgaTTCGACCAAGATATGCCCCGAGTCATTGGCGCGATTGATGAGTGGCAGAATAAACTCAAatacaaaataattatattcTACATACTTATATCGaatttatctatttatttaaaatttaagttaTATTTATAAGTATTAACTTATTCAAAACTTTTTCTATATAAAAATAAGCATTACCCAATGAACTTGTTAATATACTAGGGCAGTGTCGTGTTTCACAAATTTCAACGATGGTGTCACACACATTATCGTGTATGATTGGATATAGTGTGTGTTTTGAATTTTCAGGAAACTTAACATGAATTCATATTAAGCTAAAATTTTAAGTTCTCTTACTCTAACTCACATTAAATTTAATGTGACGAGTTATAATTTCATTTTCTCCATTAATATACTTAACCAATGTCAAATCAAACATACCTAAATAACTAAAGATCCAACTAATCTGGACGGTATTCCGGCCGGATCCAACCTGTCAGAAAAAAGCTAATGTCATAAAGTTTAAGTTGTTTGCGAGTCTGACAGGCTCATCCTGATCCATTGCTCCTTGACCCGTGAGCAGATTTAATACTCTGAAATTTGTATCCTCCATTCAAATATAGTATGGTAGTAATCTTTTTAAAGGAaatattgtgattttttttggtacatgccGAAGTACTATGataatttttcataaattttttgaacggaatttagggttaaatatgttccaAATTCCTGATTTATAGAGTTAAATTCAATTaggtcattaattttttttatatacaatTTGATTATATACCTCGTCCGATCCCCAGACCCAGGCATGGCATATTCTATGAGATGACAATCACAGGATGGAGCTGTTAGTAAGTTAGAGACAGTAGCAGGACCCAGACTACAACAAATGTAAATCGCTCAAATTCAGTTTAAAACAAGAAGAGGATAGCACCTTCTATGTCTTTGGTTAGAATATTATAATAGGTGGTTAATTGAAATTTTAcgtatttaatttttcttaaataatGTCTCATATTGAATTGTCTTACGTGGAGAATATAcgtactaaaaaaatatattttaaagacTTTGATGCTGCTTCAATGTAAATGGACTATAATAGCATTTACAACTTAAGGGTTGGATATATATTCTATCTAATTTTCTCCCAATAGGAAAAATTGCAAATAGCTAGAAATAGTTCATTCCTTGAAATATTGTAAAACAAGTTACAACCTAGACATTATCAGACAATTGTCTATTGGAAGACTTGGGATTATCTAGGTCAGGAGATGTCTCTGATTTGCGTTTTGAAGCAGGATATAGCAGATAGTGTTGGATCATGAAGAGGATGTCAAAAAATACAGATACCTGCAATGGTTAATTAGCAAATTAGCTATATGAGCTTAAACATTTGATAAACTTGAATTGTAGGCTTGTTGTATTTTTATacaaaaaattcattttctctAACAAAAGGAATGAAAAATTGTGGGCTCTGAATACAATTTTGAAGAAGGTGAGTGGAGATTAACAGAGAAAAAGTATTATCTATACCAGGGATATGAGTAGTTTTCCAATGTTTCCGTAGAAGTTCATCCAAGAGCCTGAAAATCAAAgatagaatttcaaaatcatgtCATCAGTTCAAACTTTAAACTCAGAAGATTGCTTACTAATGTATATGACAGTGACAGACCTTGATCTATTGATTGCATTGCCATTTGTAAATAGTTTCCTAACCCTCCTGAAAAGTCTAGTAGAATGTTTCCAATGCTCCATCCATCTGTGCTTTTTCTCATGAAGTTCATCACTGCCTATAATATTTTCCCAACACAATGTGTTAAGATGGATGAGTAACATAACTTTAGGGAAAAGAAATTTCATTCACTTTTTGACCAAGGAAACACAAAAAAATCCTCAATTATTAAGTGCTGGATACACGGTGAAAACAACATTGAGgccaaaatcatggtggacagTCGCAAAAGCTAAGAGAAGTTACTTCTATGTTCTGTTCAACATGATTTTAACTTCATTGTGATTTTTCACCGTGTATCTAAACACACACTACGTCAAAGCAAAATCAGTTAGTAGTTCTTCTTCAGATTATGCACAAGCATTTCAAAATATGATTCTTTGATGTTTACAGTAGCACATTCTTATAGGCTACCTAGTTCAAACAGTTCATAAAAATCTCAGCAATTAAATTGAATATTAGATGCATCAATAGAAACATAGGGATACAGAAATTAAAAAGGAATTTATACAAATTTGAATTGATCCTAACCTGTGGAATATATTTGATAACCGTCATAGAGATTTGGATAGCACTGCAAGTTGATTAGTTTCAACACAAGTCAGAAAGAAATTCTAAAATACCATCATACACAACAGGAAGTTAACTAACAAATGAAAACAGACAACATACGTGAAGATTGAGAGCAGCCAGAGCCAATGGTGGTTGTGCAAGGCTATAAAGAAACACACTGCAGCGATCGACCACGCAACAAGGAGGATCCCATAAGCGATTTTAGAGATTTTCTGACTTCCACGCTGCACAATCCGAAAATATAACCACTTTCATGATGAATATCATACATTAATCCAAAGAACATTGTATAAAAACTCAATGAAAAGGAACACAGCACTAACATCATAGATTGCAATCTGGAACAAGGAAATTGCTGTCAAAAGAACAGCATGGATTGAGAAAGCAACATCATTTGCTGCCACAGGTATCATCTGAAATAATCAATAAAGAAAAGAAGTTAGATCTCTGCTAACATTTAACTACCAGTGTTTAGATCGACACCTAGAGGTTCCGAATCAATTCTGAACGTTTAGAAGCTAGACTCACTATTACAATTTGGGTTTGGCCTAACGCTACCCCAAAACTTGATTGAGATGGAGGGTCAATACATCTTTTATAAGAACTATTTTGGCCGTACCATATCCCTAGTCAATATGAGACTTCTCGACATGAATGTTTAGTTTTGCACTTTTGCTTCCACTCATACAAAGAGTAACTAAATTGATATCATTAATACTAAATTGTGCCTAGCTTGTTCAACATTGTCCATTAACATTATCAGCAATTTTTAATCTAAAACAGAGAGGAAATTGAGTCATCAATTTAGCTTCCAAAAGGAAAACAGACATATCAGTACTAATAACAAGAACAAACCTCTTTCTCTCCGTATTTTTCTCTATACTGTTTCTGAATGGTAGAGCTGAAGTACAAAGATGCATTGTATATGAGATAGGCTGTGTGCTTGGTCAGATTCAGCAGTATGAAATCAAAGTTCAGCCCCACCACACTATAACACAAAagaaaaccaaataaaaagaaagCCTAAAAGAAAAGCAAGATAATTTATaagattaattaatttgtaGAGAAAATCACATGatgataatataaaatattgctTTTTGAGTTGGTACCTTTTCCTTCGAAAGTTCAAGATGACTTGTGGGTAGAAACTGATGGACCAGCAAACAAAAGCAAACCAGCCCAGAGCTTCATAGGAAACATGGAGTGGTTCTGAATTCCAAGATGATGACATAGCTTCTTTCTCAGATTTTTTCCCTCACTTTCAAGGAGAAGAAATTAACCAACAAATTCAATGTATATTGAGTTGTGGACCCCCAATATTCTCTTTTAGTGTCACAGTTGTGTCCCACACGTAAATGTGATTCTTGAACCTCTATTACCAATACCAATATATATAGCCTCTGTTCAAAAGAAAATGGAGTGTGATTAGTTACCAGGTTGTAACACATTCCAACACAGCAATCTAATTTTGTGTCACGTTGATTCAAACGTGGATCGGCGTTAAATTTAAAGAAAACCATTTTTTCTAGGATTATGAATCTGAGAGTGTATGGAGACAGGATTTGTGACCAAGGAGCATGTTTGAGTTTACTATTCATGTGTTACTCCTAAAATCGGAACATTTGTATGATCTATAATTAGGCTGTGCTCATTAAAGAACGGTGTTTAATTTCCAAAGTACAAACCTATTGTTGAATATGCATTCAATATGCATTCACGGACGGAGATACAAAGTACAAACCCTATTGTGAATTTACCTAATTTCTCGTTCTCTATACCACACTCCTCAACCTGCTAGAGATGTTATACGTACACAGTTCAACCGAAAAAGGGAAAAGAACCAACTacttattgttttaattttaggATTTGTTTTATGGGGATATAAAGATATGGTAAGATAACACAATCATATCTTTATTTGTTGTGcacacatatttttattttattttattgtgctAGTAGATATAATAATGTAATCttatctcttatttttttttttaaaaaaaagatattatCATATTATATCCATTATATGTAAAATTAATCATCATGGAGTGGTTGTTGCCGAGCTTATGGGAGTATTGGAAGGACTACGGTTGGCAATGCAACATGGTTTTAGCAAGGTAATGGTTGAATCAGATAGTAAATTGGTCATCAAAGAGCAAACCAATGGCAAAGTCCAGTAACACGTAATTGGGGCTTGTAGCAGCTGAATTTTAAAAAGTTATTAGTTTCTAGTTttagttttgtttcctttgtGCATGTTTTTAGACAAGCAAATAAATCAGCTGATGTGCTGCAAAATATTCTCTGGATCATGGAGATGAGTCTTGGTTTCAATGTGTTCCTCCATGTATTCAATCATGTATCCTCTTGGATATTCTTCCGATAATTTTccgtcaaaaaaaaatcatcatggAGAGGCGTGGTTAGAATCTAATAAGATAAAATAGCAATTTTCTATTCCCTTTTTAACTTCATcccaaattaaaattattccaatatatagatttttataattaataatatactaatttataaatataaaaatactaattattataatatattaatgctactaagttaaaattatttatttattcataaatttaataaaaaacgactaattcataaaaaatgaatatttttttaactcaaAAGGAATAACTTTTTTCTTATCAATTACTACTGCTGCCCCAGTTAACTTTAAATTTTACGtatcatcaaaatatatatatgtaaaatcTTGAATTTTTGAATTAAATACATTAAGTAATAACAATTCTTTACCTTTCTATCAAAAtacattaagaaaaaaaattggtttgtaataaatatattaaataataaaattaaaaacatggAAAAATTGTATTGTAACgagaaaaaaaactatttaactACCTACATTAATTAGACCGTAAAAAAAACTAccaaacattaaataaaaaaaattataaacttaaAAATTGACTTTAATGACAAATATTAAGAActaaaattaacaataaaataaattcattaataaataatttagataaaatagttttaaaatgaaaatttcttgTTCTCTATATACCACACTCCTCTACCTGCTAGAGATGGTATGTGTCATATATACAGTTGAACCCATAAAGGGAAAATAACAACTacttattgttttaattttggGTTCTTTGATGCATAGAATAAAAAGATAAAGTAAGATAACAGAATAATAATATCTTATTTGTTGTGCTTGTAGCGTATAACTTTATCTCTTATCCTACATTATGTACATTATATGTAAAATTAATCCTCAAAGAGAGGCGGGTTAGACCCCAATAAGATAATAATTAATGAGATGATGAAAATTGGGGGTGAAGATGATGTCGATGGAGGTTCAGGAAAGATGATTGAAGATGGAAAACGATTAGGGTTCAAATTTGAGGGTGTTCTGATTTGGAATTTGAGTTAATTCTAGGGGGATTTTGGAGACAATTTGGGGGGAAACttattttgttaattagattagggttAGTTAGTTAATTAgggtttaattttgttaattacattaataaaactgacatgtaaaatattttaatttttttcattccaTGTCGGCTAGCCAAATCATCTCTCGTCGGAGCTCCGGATTCCGACGATGACTTGCCCCAAACAATTTATAACAAGTGCGATCATTTTCAATAACTTTTCCGACGAGAGATCTACTTTAGACGGCGACACAAATACAATGACTAATTTGAAGATTAAccctatttttaatttaatatttttttgaaaattaaatattatttagatttatgttttgaaaacaaattaatCTTGGTCTTTTCAGTTCAAAACTACTTAGAATATTATACTAACACGTGGTTGATTAAAACgatccatatttgatttttcttaAGTAATGATTCATACCGATTGGCTCCCGTGAAAGATAAATGTGCtgtgaaaatatatattttgctcTCATGAAATTAGGAGTAAGATCCATGTAATTTACTGGATAAAAAAGGACTGACAATTTAATGAAACTGACATAAGTTTCAAGAGCAGGGCTAAATTTACACTCTTATAAATCTTACACTCTTACACTAATTTTCCACCATTGATCTCATTTAATCTAGGATGTAATATGTTCAGATTAGTGAGTCACGTGACCTTCTTCCCTTGTTAATGACTCTAGCCATTTTCTTTTAGCGCCCCATTTCTTAATCCTCTATGTGACATTGGATATGATTTCTGCAAGTTTCACCAAAGGGCAAAGGCTAATAGTATTGAATCTTCAAGCGTGAACATAGAACCAATAAGCACTAATATCCAATAAACACAAAACCAAGACATTCATTCCCCAAATTAATCTTCAAAAGCTGTCGTTCATGGTAGTCACAGGCAATGGGCGTGATCGCGTGACAGCCTTATTGCTTAAAACTGGTTTAAAATTGGAGTAACAAGTTTACATTTTAAATGACTTAAATGTTCTTCTCATGGGAAACCTTTAATCTGTTCATCTAATAACTGGAGAAAAGCTAATCGGGATATGCCTACTTCACAGATTAATtaataagatatatatatattctatcTATTTTTCTCCCAATAGGATAATTTGCAAATAGCTAGAAAATTTCATTCCTTGaagtattaaaaaaaagttacatCCTAAACATTATCAGACAGTTGCCTATTTGAAGACTTGGGATTATCAAGGTCAGGAGATGTCTTTGATTTGCGTTTTGAAGCAGGATATAGCAGATAGTGTTGGATCATGAAGAGGATGTCAAAGAATACAGATACCTGCAATGGTTGATTTATTCCATCAGTTAGCAATGTTATATGAGCTTAAACATTTGATTTTCAATCCAAGACCCTGTTTATAAACTTGAATTGTAGGCAACTAGGCATGTAGCATTTTTATCCAAGAAATTCATTTTATTCTCTAATAAAAGGAAGGAAAAATAGTGGATCAGAATAAAAACTTAAAAGAAGGTGAGTACTGATTGATATAGAAAAATTGAAGTATGATTCGTACCAGGGATATGAGTAGTTTTCCAATGTTTCCATAGAAGTTCACCCAAGAACCTGAAAATCAAAGatgaaaatttcaaaattatgtCAGTTCAATCTTTAAACTCAGACAAGAAGATTGCCTAGTAATGTCTATGACAGTGACAGACCTTGATCTATTGATTGCACTGCCATTTGTAAATAGTTTCCTAACCCTCCTGAAAAGTCTAGTAGAATGTTGCCAATGCTCCATCCATCTGTGCTTTTTCTCATGAAGTTCATCACTGCCTACATTCACAACACAATGTGTTAAGATGGATGAGTAACATAACTTTAGGGAAAAGAAATTTTGTCCACTTTTGACCAAGGAAACATAAAACAATCCTCTATTGTTATGTGCATGTCTGAATACAAGGTGAGAACCACGATGAGaccaaaatcatggtggacagCCGCGAAAGCTAAGTGAAGTTGCTTATGTCCTTCGTGATTTTGGTTTCACTATGGTTTCCCATCGTGTATCAAAACAAGCACTACATCAAAGAAAAGTCAGTAAGTAGCTCTTCTTCAGATTATGCACATGCATTTCAAAGAAAGGTTCATTGATGATAGCACTAGCACATTTTTATAGGCTACTTAGTTCAAACAGTTAATAAAAATCTCAGCAATCAAATTGAACATTACAGGCATCAATAGAAACATAGGGATACAGAAATTAAAAAGGAATTTATACAAATTTGAATTGATCCTAACCTGTGGAATATATTTGATAACCGTCATAGAGATTTGGATAGCACTGCAAGTTGATTAGTTTCAACACAAGTCAGAAAGAAATTCTAAAATACCATCATACACAACAGGAAGTTAACTTGTAACAAATGAAAACACACAACATACGTGAAGATTGAGAGCAGCCAGAGCCAATGATGGTTGTGCAAGGCTATAAAGAAACACACTGCAGCGGTCGACCACGCAACAAGGAGGATCCCATAAGCAACTTTAGAGATTTTCTGACTTCCACGCTGCACAATCCGAAAATATATCCACTTTCATGATGAATATCATACATTAATCCAAAGAACATTGTATAAAAACTCAATGAAAAGGAACACAGCACTAACATCATAGATTGCAATCTGGAACAAGGAAATTGCTGTCAAAAGAACAGCATGGATTGAGAAAGCAACATCATTTGCTGCCACAGGTATCATCTGAAATAATCAATAAAGAAAAGAAGTTAGATCTCTGCTAACATTTAACTACCAGTGTTTAGATCGACAATTAGAGGTTCCGAATCAATTCTGAACGTTTAGAAGCTAGACTCACTATTACAATTTGGGTTAGGCCTAACGCTACCCCAAAACTTGATTGAGATGGAGGGTTAATACATCCTTTATAAGAACTATTTTGGCCGtatcatatctctagtcaatatgAGACTTCTCGACATGAATGTTTAGTTTTGCACTTTTGCTTCCACTCATACAAAGAGTAACTAAATTGATATCATTAATACTAAATTGTGCCTTGTTCAACATTGTCCATTAACATTATCAGCAATTTTTAATCTAAAACAGAGAGGAAATTGAGTCATCAATTTAGCTTCCAAAAGGAAAACAGACATATCAGTACTAATAACAAGAACAAACCTCTTTCTCTCCGTATTTTTCTCTATACTGTTTCTGAATGGTAGAGCTGAAGTACAAAGATGCATTGTATATGAGATAGGCTGTGTGCTTGGTCAGATTCAGCACTATGAAATCAAAGTTCAGCCCCACCACACTATAACACAAAagaaaaccaaataaaaagaaagCCTAAAAGAAAAGCAAGATAATTTATaagattaattaatttgtaGAGAAAATCACATGatgataatataaaatattgctTTTTGGGCTGGTACCTTTTCCTTCGAAAGTTCAAGATGACTTGTGGGTAGAAACTGATGGACCAGCAAACAAAAGCAAACCATCCCAGAGCTTCATAGGAAACATGGAGTGGTTCTGAATTCCAAGATGATGACATAGCTTCTTTCTCAGATTTTTTCCCTCACTTTCAAGTAGAAGAAATTAACCAACAAATTCAATGTATATTGAGTTGTGGACCCCCAATATTTTCTTCTAGTGTCGAAGTTTTGTCCCACACGTAAATGTGATTCTTGAACCTCTATTACCAATACCAATATATATAGCCTCTGTTCAAAAGAAAATGGAGTGTGATTAGTTACCAGGTTGTAACACATTCCAACACATCAATCTAATTTTGTGTCATGTTGACTCAAACGTGGATCGGCGTTAAATTTAAAGAAACCCGTTTATTCTAGGATTATGAATCTGAGAGTGTATGGAGACAGGATTTGTGACCAAGGAGCATGTTTGAGTTTACTATTCATGTGTAACTCCTAAAATCGATCGGAACATTTGTATGATCTATAATTAGGCTGTGCTCATTAAAGATCGGTGTTTAATTTCCAAAGTAAAGTCAATTCGCATTCACGGACGGAGATACAAACCCTATTGTGAATTTAGCCAATGTCCCGGTCTCTATGCCACACTCCTCAACCTGCTAGAGATGTTATGTGTCATTTACACA
This is a stretch of genomic DNA from Lotus japonicus ecotype B-129 chromosome 1, LjGifu_v1.2. It encodes these proteins:
- the LOC130732497 gene encoding cystinosin homolog, which codes for MSSSWNSEPLHVSYEALGWFAFVCWSISFYPQVILNFRRKSVVGLNFDFILLNLTKHTAYLIYNASLYFSSTIQKQYREKYGEKEMIPVAANDVAFSIHAVLLTAISLFQIAIYDRGSQKISKIAYGILLVAWSIAAVCFFIALHNHHWLWLLSIFTAIQISMTVIKYIPQAVMNFMRKSTDGWSIGNILLDFSGGLGNYLQMAMQSIDQGSWMNFYGNIGKLLISLVSVFFDILFMIQHYLLYPASKRKSETSPDLDNPKSSNRQLSDNV
- the LOC130732498 gene encoding cystinosin homolog, with the translated sequence MSSSWNSEPLHVSYEALGWFAFVCWSISFYPQVILNFRRKSVVGLNFDFIVLNLTKHTAYLIYNASLYFSSTIQKQYREKYGEKEMIPVAANDVAFSIHAVLLTAISLFQIAIYDRGSQKISKVAYGILLVAWSTAAVCFFIALHNHHWLWLLSIFTAIQISMTVIKYIPQAVMNFMRKSTDGWSIGNILLDFSGGLGNYLQMAVQSIDQGSWVNFYGNIGKLLISLVSVFFDILFMIQHYLLYPASKRKSKTSPDLDNPKSSNRQLSDNV